Part of the Xiphophorus maculatus strain JP 163 A chromosome 3, X_maculatus-5.0-male, whole genome shotgun sequence genome, CCAAGGTGTTGAAATGTTCTCTGCACACAGCTTTACTCTGCCAGTAGATCAAGAAGAGCGCCATCATGCATTCAAAGACTAACAGAGTTATGATCAGACCGGTAATTCCCATATAGAACTTCTACCATGAAGGAGAGAGTACAAACAAATACTTAGAATCCTGCAAAGCAACATTTGACTGAATGAAACATACTTACTTCATTTGTCCAACGAAAATCACGCAATATGCAAATGTGCAAACCAAAAGCCACCAGTGACCAGAAGAAGCTGAGGATGTTCAGGGAGAATGATAGCTTGGTCTGGAAAGTGGAATAAAGCTGAGTTAACATTCAGATAACACAATACAAGATGCATCATAAGCTGTAACGTTTTGGGTTATTAGAACAAACCAGTTCACAATATCATTTAGAGatataaatgtaatattctgaaacagaacaaagatgTGCCAATAAAATTAGCTTTGGCCTTTTTTAGAGGAACTCCTTCAATTTTTTATGCTTTCCTTAAAATCCCAGAATGTGTGACTTACCACATGCATGTTTGGACATTTCCCTGCAGCAAAGGACACCAACCCAGAGATCAAgaactaacaaaacaaaacatcatgtTAACTGggtaaaattaaaaccacatcaaataaacaggatgttttaatttgtgaccactggaaatgtttttaccaCAACACTTGGAGCACTGAAGatgatgattaaaatgtttgaggAGATCCATCCAAGAGTGAAAATGAACACACCACCAATTGCTTGGGCTgcctaatttaaaaacaaagaaaaagatattaaagagaatacagaaaaatggctgatgtttttttttttttagagaaaagatCATGCCTATAATTTACAGCACACGTCAGTGAAACTCACCCCCAGAGGTTTTGGCTTCCCTCGAACGA contains:
- the LOC111608184 gene encoding uncharacterized protein LOC111608184, whose protein sequence is MRHVTRPGLESVMFTLKTKASTCGRCFAPAPPQKMKKTFICNESMIITIPIGSLKNIQEGQLMPENFHCVFRDNFKVFVVRGKPKPLGAAQAIGGVFIFTLGWISSNILIIIFSAPSVVFLISGLVSFAAGKCPNMHVTKLSFSLNILSFFWSLVAFGLHICILRDFRWTNEKFYMGITGLIITLLVFECMMALFLIYWQSKAVCREHFNTLPIIILKQEE